One segment of Clostridium botulinum DNA contains the following:
- the obgE gene encoding GTPase ObgE codes for MFIDIAKVFIKSGKGGDGAISFRREKYVPLGGPNGGDGGDGGDIILKVDTGITTLLDFKYKKKFIAEDGENGGASKCYGRAGKDLIIKVPMGTIIREEESNKVIVDLSHKDQEFVLVKGGKGGKGNAKFATPTRQAPHYAEPGMPGDELSIVLELKLLADVGLLGFPNVGKSTLLSMTTKATPKIANYHFTTLKPNLGVVAVDGIEPFVMADIPGIIEGAAEGVGLGIQFLKHIERTRLLVHIVDISGLEGREPFEDFVKINEELKKYSVKLWDRPQIVVANKSDLLYDDEVFEEFERKVKELGFAKVYKMSAATRDGVDEVIKEAARMLKEIPVKELEISEDEMYIPEEKKFTYAIDIEKDEEYNTYVISGTFVDRLLSAVNIHDADSLRYFHKVLRNKGIMNELREMGIEDGDVVRLNDFEFEYLL; via the coding sequence ATGTTTATAGATATAGCCAAAGTATTCATAAAATCAGGAAAAGGCGGAGATGGAGCCATTTCATTCAGAAGAGAAAAATATGTACCACTTGGAGGCCCAAATGGTGGAGACGGTGGAGATGGTGGAGACATAATACTTAAAGTTGACACTGGAATAACTACACTGTTAGATTTTAAATACAAAAAGAAATTCATAGCAGAAGATGGTGAAAATGGTGGAGCATCTAAATGTTATGGTAGAGCTGGTAAAGATCTTATTATAAAAGTTCCAATGGGAACAATAATAAGAGAAGAAGAAAGTAATAAAGTAATAGTAGACTTATCTCATAAAGATCAAGAATTTGTATTAGTAAAAGGTGGAAAAGGTGGTAAGGGTAATGCAAAATTTGCTACACCAACAAGGCAAGCACCTCATTATGCTGAACCAGGAATGCCAGGAGATGAATTATCAATAGTTCTAGAATTAAAATTATTAGCTGATGTTGGCTTATTAGGTTTCCCTAATGTAGGTAAATCAACTTTATTATCAATGACAACTAAAGCTACTCCAAAGATAGCAAACTATCATTTTACAACTTTAAAGCCTAATTTAGGTGTTGTAGCAGTAGATGGTATAGAGCCATTTGTTATGGCAGATATTCCGGGGATAATAGAAGGTGCAGCAGAAGGTGTAGGATTGGGAATACAATTCTTAAAGCACATAGAAAGAACAAGATTATTAGTTCATATAGTTGATATTTCTGGATTAGAAGGAAGAGAACCTTTTGAAGATTTTGTTAAGATTAACGAAGAATTAAAGAAATATTCAGTTAAACTATGGGATAGACCACAAATAGTAGTAGCTAATAAGTCAGACTTACTTTATGATGATGAAGTTTTTGAAGAGTTTGAAAGAAAAGTTAAAGAACTTGGATTTGCTAAAGTTTATAAAATGTCAGCAGCTACAAGAGATGGTGTTGATGAAGTAATAAAAGAAGCAGCAAGAATGCTTAAAGAAATTCCTGTTAAGGAATTAGAAATATCAGAAGATGAAATGTATATACCAGAAGAAAAGAAATTTACATATGCTATAGATATTGAAAAAGATGAAGAATACAATACTTATGTTATTTCAGGAACTTTTGTAGATAGATTATTAAGTGCAGTAAATATACATGATGCAGATTCATTAAGATATTTCCATAAAGTATTAAGAAATAAAGGAATTATGAACGAATTAAGAGAAATGGGTATAGAAGACGGAGATGTTGTTAGATTAAATGATTTCGAATTTGAATACTTATTATAA
- the yhbY gene encoding ribosome assembly RNA-binding protein YhbY, whose translation MLTGKQRAYLRGLGSNMAPIFQVGKNGIEENFLTQVAQALEKRELIKIKVLENSGLDTRETSDLICKSLKCEGVQAIGNKMVLYKKSKNKPKIEIPTK comes from the coding sequence ATGTTAACTGGAAAACAAAGAGCTTACTTAAGAGGATTAGGTAGTAATATGGCTCCAATATTTCAAGTAGGTAAAAATGGAATAGAAGAAAATTTTTTAACTCAAGTTGCTCAAGCTTTAGAAAAAAGAGAACTTATTAAGATAAAAGTTTTAGAAAATAGTGGTTTAGACACTAGAGAAACTTCAGATTTAATATGTAAATCTTTGAAATGTGAAGGCGTTCAAGCAATAGGAAATAAGATGGTACTATATAAGAAGTCTAAAAATAAGCCTAAAATAGAAATACCAACTAAATAA
- the nadD gene encoding nicotinate-nucleotide adenylyltransferase, with protein MKRYGIIGGTFDPIHYGHLYIAYEAKKQLSLDKIIFMPAGNPPHKEGKKITSAKLRYEMVKSSIKDFSGFSISKYEIEKKGFSYTYETLEHFKNNDVELFFITGADCLMDIEKWESSDKILSLSNLVVFSRGGFSNKELIKQKEYIEKKYHVSIILLTLKRLEISSTDIRERIKNKERVDFFVPQPIIKLIEENNLYKEE; from the coding sequence ATGAAACGATATGGTATAATAGGAGGGACATTTGATCCTATTCATTATGGGCATTTATACATAGCTTATGAAGCTAAAAAACAATTAAGCTTAGATAAAATTATTTTTATGCCAGCAGGTAATCCACCTCATAAAGAAGGCAAAAAAATAACATCTGCAAAACTAAGATATGAAATGGTGAAGAGCTCAATAAAAGATTTTTCTGGTTTTTCTATTTCTAAGTATGAGATAGAAAAAAAGGGCTTTAGCTATACATACGAAACGTTAGAACATTTTAAGAACAATGATGTAGAATTGTTTTTTATAACTGGAGCAGATTGTTTAATGGATATAGAAAAATGGGAAAGCTCTGATAAAATATTATCGTTAAGTAATTTAGTGGTATTTTCTAGAGGTGGATTTAGTAATAAGGAGTTAATCAAACAAAAAGAATATATAGAAAAAAAGTATCATGTAAGTATAATATTATTAACACTAAAAAGATTAGAAATATCTTCAACAGATATAAGAGAGAGAATTAAAAATAAAGAAAGAGTAGATTTCTTTGTTCCTCAGCCTATCATAAAATTAATAGAAGAAAACAACTTATACAAGGAGGAATAA
- the yqeK gene encoding bis(5'-nucleosyl)-tetraphosphatase (symmetrical) YqeK, whose product MLSIEEIKLYLKENLNSNRYNHTLGVGETAKKLAEVNKISIEKAEIAALAHDVAKNLSLQKMQSIIEKNNIELTNTEKENSNLWHSIIAPIEAKNKLKIDDEDILDAVRWHTTGKENMSILTKIIYIADMIEPGRDFPGVEKIRQTTFENLDEGVLLGLTESMKDLLNRNLIIDLNTIKARNYFLLKETMC is encoded by the coding sequence TTGTTAAGTATAGAAGAAATTAAATTATATCTTAAGGAAAATTTAAATAGTAATAGATATAATCATACATTGGGAGTTGGTGAAACTGCAAAAAAATTAGCAGAAGTTAATAAAATTTCAATAGAAAAAGCTGAAATAGCAGCTCTTGCTCATGATGTGGCTAAAAATTTATCATTACAAAAAATGCAATCAATAATAGAAAAAAATAATATTGAATTAACAAATACAGAAAAAGAAAATTCAAATCTATGGCATAGTATAATTGCACCAATAGAGGCGAAAAATAAACTGAAAATTGATGATGAAGATATATTAGATGCAGTAAGGTGGCATACTACAGGAAAAGAAAATATGTCTATTTTAACTAAGATAATATATATAGCTGACATGATAGAACCAGGTAGAGATTTTCCGGGAGTAGAAAAAATAAGACAAACTACTTTTGAAAATTTAGATGAAGGTGTTTTATTAGGTTTAACTGAAAGTATGAAAGATTTATTAAATAGAAATTTAATTATTGATTTAAATACTATAAAAGCAAGGAATTATTTTTTATTAAAAGAAACTATGTGTTAA
- a CDS encoding LCP family protein has protein sequence MGKRRAKRSNKSKKPIKNVKGQRLLEEGMLLILALLITFTIVVIGSSVLFLGKINKNDMIEPTKVSTNKPVNILLLGTDIGDPSQPNNNAIKRTDTIMVLNYNPKEKKLQVVSIPRDTLIDVNGKNLKINSAYAIGGEKRVKSEVEKLLNISINYIAKIDYNAFREFIDAIGGIKMQIERNMIYDDEGQNLHINFKKGEVVKLDGKKSEEFFRWRKNNDGSGFANGDLDRIENQQKFISKVVDKCTSPMIIFKIPSIIKALGDNIDTNMPPLKVISYGLKFSRINSEKIDMKIAQGTPKDISGESFLVFDKNLNKDIITSLSSTGKGTEDISKSDITIKIFNGTKITGLAATLRDELTKIGYTRVDVGNIQERKDSLILTNNENIASKVESSVGISKIEKKPDKPEYKDYDVVIILGKDFKKFE, from the coding sequence ATGGGGAAAAGAAGAGCTAAAAGATCCAATAAGTCTAAGAAACCAATAAAAAATGTTAAAGGACAAAGGTTATTAGAAGAAGGAATGTTATTGATATTAGCTTTGTTAATAACATTTACTATAGTAGTGATAGGTTCAAGTGTATTGTTTTTAGGAAAAATAAATAAAAATGATATGATAGAACCAACTAAGGTTTCAACTAATAAACCAGTTAATATTTTGTTATTAGGAACTGATATTGGAGATCCTAGTCAACCAAATAATAATGCAATAAAGAGAACTGATACAATTATGGTTTTAAATTATAATCCTAAGGAAAAAAAATTACAGGTTGTTTCAATTCCAAGAGATACATTGATAGATGTTAATGGTAAAAATTTAAAAATAAATTCAGCTTATGCAATAGGTGGAGAAAAAAGAGTAAAATCAGAGGTTGAAAAATTACTCAATATAAGTATAAACTATATTGCTAAAATTGATTATAATGCATTTAGAGAATTTATTGATGCTATCGGAGGCATTAAAATGCAGATAGAAAGAAATATGATATATGATGATGAAGGCCAAAATCTTCATATTAATTTTAAAAAAGGTGAAGTTGTTAAATTAGATGGTAAAAAATCAGAAGAGTTTTTTAGATGGAGAAAAAATAATGATGGTTCAGGATTTGCAAACGGTGATTTAGATAGAATAGAAAATCAACAAAAATTCATATCAAAGGTTGTAGATAAATGTACAAGTCCTATGATTATTTTTAAAATTCCAAGTATAATAAAAGCTTTAGGAGATAATATAGATACTAACATGCCTCCACTTAAAGTTATATCATATGGTTTAAAGTTTAGTAGAATTAACTCGGAAAAAATTGATATGAAAATAGCTCAAGGTACACCTAAAGATATAAGTGGAGAATCATTTCTTGTTTTTGATAAAAACTTAAATAAAGATATAATTACATCTTTATCATCAACAGGAAAAGGAACAGAAGATATTTCAAAATCTGATATTACAATAAAAATATTCAATGGAACTAAAATTACTGGATTAGCAGCAACATTAAGAGATGAATTAACGAAAATTGGATATACAAGAGTAGATGTAGGAAATATTCAAGAGAGAAAAGATAGTCTGATTTTAACCAATAATGAAAATATTGCAAGCAAAGTAGAATCTAGTGTTGGAATAAGTAAAATTGAAAAAAAACCAGATAAACCAGAATACAAAGATTATGATGTAGTTATAATATTAGGTAAAGATTTTAAAAAATTTGAATAA
- a CDS encoding RluA family pseudouridine synthase, which produces MSILQDKVSNVEGKIKIREYLKEKLDLSTRLIRSASKDQRIYVNNSVVRMNYMIKNGDVIKIDLNKNESQNINPEKIDLDIVYEDDDVLVINKQPFIIVHPTKNFQSGTLANGILYYFQETNQNCIVRLVSRLDMNTSGLIIIAKNQFSHSRLSKDMKEKLQKRYLAIVHGNLEEKEGTIDLPIYKPEGIEYGSRRVIDERGQRSITHYKVIESFEGGDLVECLLETGRTHQIRVHLSHLGHPIYGDELYGVGLEENLIKRQALHAYGLDFESPRSLKPLSLRADLPDDIKELLEKIK; this is translated from the coding sequence ATGAGCATTTTACAAGATAAAGTTAGTAATGTTGAGGGTAAGATAAAAATAAGAGAGTACTTAAAAGAAAAGTTAGATTTATCAACTAGATTAATAAGAAGTGCATCAAAAGATCAAAGGATATATGTTAATAATTCTGTAGTTAGAATGAATTATATGATTAAAAATGGTGATGTTATAAAGATTGATTTAAATAAAAATGAAAGTCAAAATATAAATCCAGAAAAAATAGATTTAGATATAGTATATGAGGATGATGATGTTTTAGTTATCAATAAACAACCGTTTATTATAGTTCATCCAACCAAAAATTTTCAAAGTGGTACATTGGCAAATGGAATATTATATTATTTTCAAGAAACAAATCAAAACTGCATAGTAAGGTTAGTTTCTAGACTAGATATGAATACATCAGGACTTATTATAATTGCTAAAAATCAATTTTCTCATAGCAGATTATCAAAAGATATGAAAGAAAAATTACAAAAAAGATATTTAGCAATTGTTCATGGTAATTTAGAAGAAAAGGAAGGAACAATAGACTTGCCTATTTATAAACCAGAAGGAATAGAATATGGAAGTAGGAGAGTTATTGATGAGAGAGGACAAAGAAGTATAACTCATTATAAAGTAATAGAGAGCTTTGAAGGTGGAGATCTAGTAGAGTGCCTTTTGGAAACAGGTAGAACTCATCAAATAAGAGTTCACTTAAGTCATTTAGGTCATCCTATATATGGGGATGAATTATATGGTGTGGGATTAGAAGAAAACTTAATAAAGCGTCAGGCACTTCATGCTTACGGATTAGACTTTGAATCTCCAAGATCATTAAAGCCTCTTTCATTAAGAGCTGATTTACCAGATGATATAAAAGAATTATTAGAAAAAATAAAATAG
- a CDS encoding D-alanyl-D-alanine carboxypeptidase family protein: MKSHFKILIFFLSIFLVSSINVMAASAPPEINAEGSVLMDASTGEILFSKNPDKVLEPASTTKVMTAILTLENCDLNEEVVVTEDFTKVDGTTIGLLKGDIVTVKDLLLGLLLESGNDAANALACHISSSIDKFAVLMNKKAIEIGAINTHFKNPSGLPDPEHLTTAHDLALIMNEAIKNDKFLELSKVMTYEIPIKNDSSRTIWINNKNHMINKNSMYYYPYTLAGKNGYTTKSNHTYAIAAENNGHILVASYLNALDKNKNFEDMKTVFNYGFNNFYFSTIYKKGQEIDSIKLNNDIVVPLIASKDVNCVVPNENKDKLNTYIKFEDKNLNRSSFNKGDVILKGTVYLNDEELCKLDLYAGISRNYSIKEEFDSFINKNQKNLIIGASALGVTLLVILTLIIENKKKKKRQKRLLEITTSIPKIQDDQLKRRRRRR; this comes from the coding sequence ATGAAATCACATTTTAAAATACTTATTTTTTTCCTATCTATATTTCTTGTTTCATCTATTAATGTAATGGCAGCATCAGCTCCTCCTGAAATAAATGCAGAAGGTTCTGTTTTAATGGATGCATCAACTGGAGAAATATTATTTAGTAAAAATCCCGATAAAGTTTTGGAGCCAGCTTCAACTACAAAAGTAATGACTGCTATATTAACTTTAGAAAATTGTGATTTAAATGAAGAAGTTGTAGTTACTGAGGATTTTACAAAGGTTGATGGTACAACTATAGGACTTTTAAAAGGAGATATTGTTACTGTAAAAGATTTATTACTTGGGCTTCTATTAGAATCTGGGAATGATGCAGCTAATGCCTTAGCTTGCCATATTTCCTCATCTATTGATAAGTTTGCAGTACTTATGAATAAAAAAGCTATTGAAATTGGAGCTATTAATACTCATTTTAAAAATCCAAGTGGATTACCTGATCCAGAACATTTAACTACTGCTCATGATTTAGCTCTAATTATGAATGAAGCTATTAAAAATGATAAATTCTTAGAACTATCTAAAGTTATGACATATGAAATACCAATAAAAAATGATTCATCTAGAACAATATGGATCAACAATAAAAATCATATGATAAATAAAAACTCAATGTATTATTATCCATATACCCTTGCAGGTAAGAATGGCTATACAACTAAATCAAACCATACATATGCAATAGCCGCTGAAAACAATGGACATATTTTAGTAGCATCGTATCTTAATGCTCTAGATAAAAATAAAAACTTTGAAGATATGAAAACTGTATTTAATTATGGATTTAATAACTTTTATTTTTCAACTATATATAAAAAAGGACAGGAAATAGATTCTATTAAGTTGAATAACGATATAGTAGTTCCTCTTATTGCTTCAAAGGATGTAAATTGTGTTGTTCCAAATGAAAATAAAGATAAACTTAATACTTATATTAAATTTGAAGATAAAAATTTAAATAGATCATCTTTTAATAAAGGTGATGTTATATTAAAGGGTACTGTTTATTTAAATGATGAAGAACTCTGTAAATTAGATTTGTATGCTGGAATTTCTAGAAATTATTCTATAAAAGAAGAATTTGATTCCTTTATAAATAAAAATCAAAAAAATTTAATTATAGGAGCTAGTGCTTTAGGCGTTACACTACTTGTTATATTAACTTTAATAATAGAGAATAAAAAGAAAAAGAAACGTCAAAAAAGATTATTAGAAATCACAACATCTATACCTAAAATTCAAGATGATCAATTAAAAAGAAGACGAAGAAGAAGATAG
- a CDS encoding helix-hairpin-helix domain-containing protein: MINKANKKIGIIAILVVILMVCLFTYIKSGKDKLVKNDNTSIFVEEENQDSYENEEKIKDKNIVVEIKGEVKTPDVYELNDESIVKDVIEISGGLTEEADISNINRAQKLKNHELIYIHNKNEVKENLSYSQNTVTKSDSSGKININCAQLEELKNLNGIGEAKAKRIIEYRENIGTFNSVEDIKNIDGIGEKSFEKLKEQIEI; the protein is encoded by the coding sequence TTGATTAACAAAGCTAATAAAAAAATTGGAATAATAGCAATTTTAGTTGTAATCCTAATGGTATGCTTATTTACATATATTAAAAGTGGAAAAGATAAATTAGTGAAAAATGATAATACTTCAATTTTTGTTGAAGAAGAGAATCAAGATAGTTATGAAAATGAAGAAAAGATAAAAGATAAAAATATAGTAGTTGAAATAAAAGGAGAAGTGAAAACTCCTGATGTATATGAATTGAATGATGAAAGTATAGTTAAAGATGTTATTGAGATATCTGGTGGATTAACAGAAGAAGCAGATATATCCAATATAAATAGAGCTCAAAAACTTAAAAATCATGAGTTAATATATATACATAATAAAAATGAAGTTAAAGAAAATTTAAGTTATTCACAAAATACTGTTACTAAATCTGATAGTAGTGGAAAAATAAATATAAATTGTGCACAACTTGAAGAATTAAAAAACCTTAATGGAATAGGTGAAGCAAAAGCAAAAAGAATAATAGAGTATAGAGAAAATATAGGCACATTTAATTCAGTAGAAGATATTAAAAATATTGATGGAATTGGTGAAAAAAGTTTTGAAAAACTAAAAGAGCAGATAGAAATTTAA